The Methylosinus sp. PW1 region GCCTGGGAAGACTTGAACTTCCGACCTCACGCTTATCAAGCGCGCGCTCTAACCAACTGAGCTACAAGCCCAAACTGTCGCACGCCTTTTCGCTGCCGCGACAGGCGGGCTCGTCCTTGTGAAGAAAGAGAAACGAAGACGGCGGCTGTCCCGCCAGATCGGCCTGACTGGCCGTTGTGTTCCAAGTGATCCGACAGATCAAAGGACATTATGTCCAATGATCATAAGGGATCATCCTTAGAAAGGAGGTGATCCAGCCGCAGGTTCCCCTACGGCTACCTTGTTACGACTTCACCCCAGTCGCTGACCCTACCGTGGTCGTCTGCCTCCTTGCGGTTAGCGAAACGCCTTCGGGTAAAGCCAACTCCCATGGTGTGACGGGCGGTGTGTACAAGGCCCGGGAACGTATTCACCGCAGCGTGCTGATCTGCGATTACTAGCGATTCCACCTTCATGCACTCGAGTTGCAGAGTGCAATCCGAACTGAGACGGTTTTTTGAGATTTGCTAAGGGTCGCCCCTTCGCGTCCCATTGTCACCGCCATTGTAGCACGTGTGTAGCCCAGCCTGTAAGGGCCATGAGGACTTGACGTCATCCCCACCTTCCTCGCGGCTTATCACCGGCAGTCCCCCTAGAGTGCCCAACTGAATGATGGCAACTAAGGGCGAGGGTTGCGCTCGTTGCGGGACTTAACCCAACATCTCACGACACGAGCTGACGACAGCCATGCAGCACCTGTGCACCGGCCCCTTGCGGGAAGAAAGCCATCTCTGGCGATCATACCGGGCATGTCAAAAGCTGGTAAGGTTCTGCGCGTTGCTTCGAATTAAACCACATGCTCCACCGCTTGTGCGGGCCCCCGTCAATTCCTTTGAGTTTTAATCTTGCGACCGTACTCCCCAGGCGGGATGCTTAAAGCGTTAGCTGCGCCACTGAACAGCAAGCTGCCCAACGGCTAGCATCCATCGTTTACGGCGTGGACTACCAGGGTATCTAATCCTGTTTGCTCCCCACGCTTTCGCACCTCAGCGTCAGTTCCGGGCCAGTGAGCCGCCTTCGCCACTGGTGTTCTTGCGAATATCTACGAATTTCACCTCTACACTCGCAGTTCCACTCACCTCTCCCGGACTCTAGACCCCCAGTATCAAAGGCAGTTCCGAGGTTGAGCCTCGGGATTTCACCCCTGACTTAAAGATCCGCCTACGTGCGCTTTACGCCCAGTGATTCCGAACAACGCTAGCCCCCTTCGTATTACCGCGGCTGCTGGCACGAAGTTAGCCGGGGCTTCTTATCCAGGTACCGTCATTATCGTCCCTGGCGAAAGAGCTTTACAACCCTAGGGCCTTCATCACTCACGCGGCATGGCTGGATCAGGCTTGCGCCCATTGTCCAATATTCCCCACTGCTGCCTCCCGTAGGAGTCTGGGCCGTGTCTCAGTCCCAGTGTGGCTGATCATCCTCTCAGACCAGCTACCGATCGTCGCCTTGGTGGGCCGTTACCTCACCAACTAGCTAATCGGACGCGGGCCGATCTTTCGGCAATAAATCTTTCCCCCGAAGGGCGTATCCGGTATTAGCTCAAGTTTCCCTGAGTTATTCCGAACCGAAAGGCACGTTCCCACGCGTTACTCACCCGTCTGCCGCTCCTGCATTGCTGCAATCGCTCGACTTGCATGTGTTAGGCCTGCCGCCAGCGTTCGTTCTGAGCCAGGATCAAACTCTCAAGTTGAAGAGTTAATTCCTGACCGGTCATCACTCGTTTGACGAGTCCCGAGCACAAACTCCATCGCCTCACGGCTGACAAAGTCTGGTGTGCTCAGTAAACGTGACCGTCAGATTGTCTCTTTGATCTCCCCCATCCGAAGATGAAGGACATCCGCAAGGACATCCGCCGTCCACGTTTCTCTTTCTTCCGATTCGATTGTCAAACAGCAACCACAGCGCCGAGGCCGAAGCCCCAATTCCAGAGACGCTTCTTCGTCCCGACGAACCAGCCAGGCGGCCAACTCCCCAAAAGACGAAGAAACGACTTCGTTCGCCGCTCGTTGGCAGCGCCGCCGTCGATGAACGCCTTATAGAGTAATCCCCCCTCGTACTGTCAACCGCTTCTTTCAAAAATTTTCACGAATCTGCCGTCGAACTGAACCACGGTTCACCCCGAAACGGATGAGACAAATCTCGCCGGCCAACGAGTGCGGCGCCCGGCGCTCATCGAAAACGGCTGGCGCGTTCTCTTCGCGAGAACGAGGGATATCGTCCAGAGACTGCAAGTCGCGCGACGCGATCTCACTCTCGAAGCCGCGATCGACAAGCTCGACAAATGTCATTTGCGGGTCCTCGACGATCTCGCCTACGTCGCCGAGGATCAGGCCGACTGATCGGCGCTCCGCGACAAGGACGCGCCTTATCTCAAGTTCTTCCTCGATCATCGCACATTCATTCGCAGCCAGCGTCCCGAACGTGTCGGCGAAAGCTTGAAGCAATCGATGACGGCGAACACGTTGCGCGTGTCGATGACGAGACGGGCGTTGTCGCGAATGAGAGTGTAATCCACGGCGTCATGGTCAGTGGAGATCAAAACGGCATGGTAGCCCGTTAGAGTTTCGGCTGTAATATCCACCGACTTACGCCCGACGAAATCGGCGTGCTCGCGCGTCGGTGGGATGACCGGCACATGGGGATCGGCGTAGCAGCAGGCGCCGCCGCGCTTCTCGATCAGCTCCATGATCTTGAAGGACGGGCTCTCGCGAATATCGGAAACGCTTTTCTTGTAAGCTAGTGGTCTGAGTCATCTAAAGCGAAGGGTATAGGCGCTCCGAGCGCGGCTTTGTCTGCAATACGGCGAGCGAGACATTGCGAGGACAGAACGCCGAGTTCCGACTCGGCCATGTCGAGCCAGCTGCCGTGCTTTGGCGTGTCCTCCATCGCGGCCACGAAGGCGGCGTTGGCGTCGGGAGGAATCACCCATTGCCGCGAAAGATGCGGTTTGAGAATGTTTTTTTGAGCACGCGTCCGATCGTGTTGTCGCTGGCGCGCAGATTTTTTCGTTCACGCGGCGTAGATCGGCGACGAGTCTTTCCAGCGTCTCTTCGACGGGCGCGAGAGGCGCCGGCGGCTTGGCCTATGGGGGCGGGCTCTATGGAGGCGCGCTGCTCACATAGGCCCCTTCGACAGCTCCGAATAAAGCGGTTGTCGTCCAGCGACAGCGGCGACATTCTGATTTGCGTCGATCACGTGAGTCTCCGCGACGTCCTTGCGCGACTCCATTCGAGCCAGTCCGAACTTCGCAAGCGGCGCGGAAGAGCTAGGCCGTCAGTATGGCGCCGCCGTCGACGACAATATCCTGCATGACGATATGGCTCGCGAGATCCGACGCCAGAAAGGCGATGACATTGGCGATCTCCTGCGGCGTCGCGATCTTGCCGAGCGGAACGCCGAGCTTGAACGCCTCTGGAAAGCCGACAATGACGCGCTGCTCGGCGTCCGGCGCGCGCCACAGGGAGCGCTGCATGGGCGTGTCGGTCGAGCCGGGAGAAACGAGATTGCATCGCACTCCGAAGGGCGCCAGCTCCAGCGCGACGCAATGCGTGAGGCTGGCGAGCGCAGCCTTGGAGGCGCAATAGGCCGCCATCGACAGGCGCGGAACATGCGCCGCATTGGAGCCGACCGTAACCACGGCGCCGGAGCGCTGGCGCTTGAATTGCGCGATCGTGTTGCGGAGCAGATGAAAGGCCCCCGAGACATTGACGTCGAAAGAGGCGCGCCAGTCCTCGAGACTCACCTCCTCCGTCGCGCCGAGACGCAGAATTCCCGCCGCGTTGACGAGCACATCCAGCCGCCCCGATTCGTCCAGAAGACGCGCGCAGGCGCGCTCCGCCTGCTCGTGATCGGCGATATCGACGACGAGCGTGCGAAAGGGATAGCGCGCTTCTGCGAATGCCTTGTCCAGTCCGACGACATTCGCGCCGAGCGCGACGAATGTCGTCGCGGCGCAAAGGCCGATCCCCTGCCCCGCGCCCGTCACCCAGACGCGCTTGCCCGTGAAGCTCATCTGCGGACTCTGCGCAGAATTCATCTCGACCCTCCTTTCGTGACGAGAATGATCACGCCGCTGCGAGCTTGCGCTCGATCAGCGCCCACCAGCCGTCGAGCGTCGGATTGTCGGCGAGATCGACGAAGCCGATCTCGACGCCGAGCTTGCGCCACTCGGTCACCAGCGTCATGACGCGAATTGAATCGAGCCCGTAGTTGATGAGATTTTCGCTTGGATCGAAAATCTCTCCGTCGAGCGAGATGAGCGTTCGCACGCGCGCTTCGACTTGCGCGCGCGTCAGGCGCGGCGCCGGCGCGCCGATCAGCGCATCCGCGGCGACGACGACGCCGCAGCGGCCCGCGACATAGCGCAAGGTCATGTCGTGGTCTTCGGGCGAAAAATCGGCGATGGCGTCGCCGACGACGAAAGTCTCGAAATCGCGCATGAAGGAATCGAGCGCTGTCGTGAGACATCCGATATGCCCATAGACGCCGCAGATCACGAGCTGATCGCGCGCCCACTCTCTCATCATCGCTTCGAGCGGCGTACGCTGGAACGCGCTGTAGCGCCATTTGACGAGCACCATGTCGTCGCCTTCGGGCGCCAGCGCCGCGGCTATGTCCTTCAGCTGCGGATGCGCATTCAGCCCAGGCCCCCACATATCGTTCAGCAGGCCGCGGTCCTTCGGGCTCTGGTCGATCGGCTGCGCCGTGTAGACGACAGGAACGCCGCGCGACTTGCAGAAAGCGCGCAACGCCGCGACATTGGCGACGAGCTGCGCGACGAGCGGACTCTCTTCGCCGAAGAAATGCAGGAAATAATCCTGCATGTCGTGAATGAGCAGCACGGCGCGCTCCGGCGCGAAAGTCCAGCCGACCTTGTTCTTCGGAAAATCCTCGGGCCGCGGCAGCGAATAGGTCGGAAGCCGGGGAATGGCCATTGTCGTGTCCTCTCCACGCATCAGGAAGCGGGTCTGCTCGAGACGAGATCGCGCAAGGCGCGCTTGTCGATCTTGCCGGCGGCCGTGACCGGCAACCGCTCGAGAAATTCGAATCGGTCCGGCAACTTGAATTCGGCGACGCCGAGCGCGCGCAAATGCTTGCGCAATGCGAGCGGTCGCACGTCGCCGCGCGCCACGACGCAGGCGCAGCTCTTCTCGCCCATCAGCGCGTCAGGCGTCGCGACCAGCGCGGCGTCGGCGATTTGGGCGTGGGTCAGCAGCAGAGTCTCGAGCTCCTCGGCCGCGAATTTCTCGCCGCCGCGGTTGATCTGATCCTTCTTGCGCCCGACGACTTGAATATGTCCCGTCTCCGTCATGCGCACGAGATCGCCGGAGCGATAAAAGCCTTCGGCGTCGAAGGCGCGGGCGTTCTCCTCGGCGGCGCGATGATAGCCGCGGAACGTATAAGGTCCACGCGTCAGCAATTCGCCGATCTCGCCGGCGCCGACCGGCGCGCCCTGCGCATCGACGATCTTCACCTCATCGTCCTCGCACATGGGCCGACCCTGCGTCGCGAAGATCGTCGCCTCGTCATCGTCGAGGCGCGTGTAATTCACCAGCCCTTCGGCCATGCCGAACACTTGCTGCAAGCGGCAGCCGAGCGTCGCGGGAATGCGCCGCGCGACCGTTTCGGCGAGCCGCGCGCCGCCGACCTGCAGCAGGCGTAGGCTCGAAAGGGGCGCCACATCGACCGCGGCCTCCAGCCAGAGCATGGCGATCGGCGGCGCGACGGCGGCGATGTCGACGCCATGTCGACGGATGAGATCGAAGCAGACGAATGGGCTCGGGTCCGGCGCCAGCACGACCGTTCCGCCCATGTGAAACACGCCGAGCGCGCCCGGCGAGCTGAGCGGAAAATTATGCGGCGCCGGCAGCGCGCAGAGATAGCGGCTGTTCTCGGTCAGTCCGCAAATCTCCGCGCTGCGGCGCAGGCTGTAATAATAATCGTCATGGGTGCGTGGGATGAGCTTCGGCGTTCCCGTGCTGCCGCCCGACAATTGCAGAAAGGCGACCTCTTGCGGCGCTGAGCCGCGCAGCTCTCGCGCCGAGACGTCGTAGCGACGCTCGGCGAAAGGCGCGAGGCTTTCCGCATAAGACGTCTCGCCGAGAATCTGCACGACGCGCAGCGCCGGAATGGCGATCTGCAAGGCTTCGACATAAGCGCCATTGGCGAACAGCGGATGTCGCGCGCAAGCGATGAGCAGGGCGGGCCGTATCTGCTCGGCATAGGCCGACAGCTCGAGGCGATTGTGGCTGAACAGCGCATTGACCGGCGCGACGCCGATTTTCAGCAGAGCGAACAACACCGCGTAGAATTCCGCGACATTGGGGAGCTGCACGAGCGCCGTGTCGCCGGCGCGCAGGCCCTGGCGCGAGAAGCCTATGGCGAGGCTCGTCGACCAGGCGTCGAGCTCCGCGTAGCTGAAGCGGCGTTCGCCGCAGATGATCGCCGTGGCGTCGGGGGCGATCTCCAGCCGCTTCGTGAGCAGAGCGGTCAGAGGCTCGCCGCGCCAATAGCCCTTCTCGCGATAGCGGCGCGCGAAATCTTCGGGCCAGGGAGTGAAATCGACGCTCATTGCGCGATCTCCCGCTCGACGCCGAAAGCGCGCAGCATGGTGGCGAGCTTGGCTTCGGTTTCCGCCCATTCGGCGCGCGGGTCGGAGGCCTCGACGATCCCCGCTCCGGCGAACAGGCGCACGACCATCTCGTTCACCGTGCCGCAACGAATGGCGATCGCCCATTCGCCATCGCCGCTCTCATCGCACCAGCCGACGATTCCGGCGAAGAAGCCGCGATCGAAAGGCTCCAGCCGCTCGATCAGCATGCGCGCTTGCGCAGTCGGCGACCCACATATGGCCGGCGTCGGATGCAGCAGGCTCGCGAGCTGCAGCGCGGAGAGACGTCCGTCGGCGAGCTCGCCGGAGATAGCGGTCGAGAGGTGCCACATGGTCGGCGTGTTCATCAGCGCCGGCTCGTCCGGGATCCGCAGCTCGGCGCATAAGGGCTCGAGCAGACGACGAATTTCGTCGATCACGAGCCTATGCTCGAAATTGTCCTTGCTCGATTGCAGGAGACGGCGCCCGACGCGCGCATCCTCTTCCGGCTCTGCGATGCGCTTCGCCGAGCCCGCCAGCGGATTGGAGCGGATGGAGCCGCCGATCTTGCGGATCAGCAGCTCGGGGCTCGCGCCGAGCAGAACGCCGCCGTCGGGCAGCGGCGCGTGGAAATGATAGCCGGCGGGATTCTGCCGCCGCAGAATTTCGAGAATCGCGACGGCGTCGACGCGCTCGGCGAATTCGATCTCGAGAATGCGCGACAGCACCGCCTTGCGCGCAAGGCCGTCGCGAAAATTGGCGACGGCCTGGGCGACGGCCTCCTCGAATCCGCTCTGGCCCGGCACGCTACGATACCAGAGCGCGGGAACGCTGGCCTTCGCCTCCGGCGCGCTCGTCGCCATGCCCGGCGCGCCGATGCGATGCGTCTTCGGCGCGAAGAGGAAGGAGGGCTGACGCGAGTCGAAGGGGATCGCGCCGACGACGATCGGATGATCCTGTCCCGCGCGACGCGCTCTCGCCAGCGCGGCGTCCACCGCCGCCTGCAG contains the following coding sequences:
- the dhbA gene encoding 2,3-dihydro-2,3-dihydroxybenzoate dehydrogenase, whose protein sequence is MNSAQSPQMSFTGKRVWVTGAGQGIGLCAATTFVALGANVVGLDKAFAEARYPFRTLVVDIADHEQAERACARLLDESGRLDVLVNAAGILRLGATEEVSLEDWRASFDVNVSGAFHLLRNTIAQFKRQRSGAVVTVGSNAAHVPRLSMAAYCASKAALASLTHCVALELAPFGVRCNLVSPGSTDTPMQRSLWRAPDAEQRVIVGFPEAFKLGVPLGKIATPQEIANVIAFLASDLASHIVMQDIVVDGGAILTA
- a CDS encoding isochorismatase family protein, giving the protein MAIPRLPTYSLPRPEDFPKNKVGWTFAPERAVLLIHDMQDYFLHFFGEESPLVAQLVANVAALRAFCKSRGVPVVYTAQPIDQSPKDRGLLNDMWGPGLNAHPQLKDIAAALAPEGDDMVLVKWRYSAFQRTPLEAMMREWARDQLVICGVYGHIGCLTTALDSFMRDFETFVVGDAIADFSPEDHDMTLRYVAGRCGVVVAADALIGAPAPRLTRAQVEARVRTLISLDGEIFDPSENLINYGLDSIRVMTLVTEWRKLGVEIGFVDLADNPTLDGWWALIERKLAAA
- a CDS encoding (2,3-dihydroxybenzoyl)adenylate synthase — encoded protein: MSVDFTPWPEDFARRYREKGYWRGEPLTALLTKRLEIAPDATAIICGERRFSYAELDAWSTSLAIGFSRQGLRAGDTALVQLPNVAEFYAVLFALLKIGVAPVNALFSHNRLELSAYAEQIRPALLIACARHPLFANGAYVEALQIAIPALRVVQILGETSYAESLAPFAERRYDVSARELRGSAPQEVAFLQLSGGSTGTPKLIPRTHDDYYYSLRRSAEICGLTENSRYLCALPAPHNFPLSSPGALGVFHMGGTVVLAPDPSPFVCFDLIRRHGVDIAAVAPPIAMLWLEAAVDVAPLSSLRLLQVGGARLAETVARRIPATLGCRLQQVFGMAEGLVNYTRLDDDEATIFATQGRPMCEDDEVKIVDAQGAPVGAGEIGELLTRGPYTFRGYHRAAEENARAFDAEGFYRSGDLVRMTETGHIQVVGRKKDQINRGGEKFAAEELETLLLTHAQIADAALVATPDALMGEKSCACVVARGDVRPLALRKHLRALGVAEFKLPDRFEFLERLPVTAAGKIDKRALRDLVSSRPAS
- a CDS encoding isochorismate synthase MenF, whose translation is MDAIVAERPSREISAQAETPSFLFSSPHFAIEAYGVFERIRTPAVGGGGADSILQAAVDAALARARRAGQDHPIVVGAIPFDSRQPSFLFAPKTHRIGAPGMATSAPEAKASVPALWYRSVPGQSGFEEAVAQAVANFRDGLARKAVLSRILEIEFAERVDAVAILEILRRQNPAGYHFHAPLPDGGVLLGASPELLIRKIGGSIRSNPLAGSAKRIAEPEEDARVGRRLLQSSKDNFEHRLVIDEIRRLLEPLCAELRIPDEPALMNTPTMWHLSTAISGELADGRLSALQLASLLHPTPAICGSPTAQARMLIERLEPFDRGFFAGIVGWCDESGDGEWAIAIRCGTVNEMVVRLFAGAGIVEASDPRAEWAETEAKLATMLRAFGVEREIAQ